In a single window of the Candidatus Celerinatantimonas neptuna genome:
- the gnd gene encoding 6-phosphogluconate dehydrogenase, decarboxylating, whose translation MKKGDIGVIGLAVMGQNLILNMNDHGFKVVAYNRTTSKVDDFLNDAAKGTHVIGAYSLEDLVEKLEKPRKVMLMVRAGTVVDAFIEQLAPLLEEGDIIIDGGNSNYPDTNRRTQALYQKGLRYIGTGVSGGEEGARFGPSIMPGGNADAWPHVKPIFQAISAKTEQNEPCCDWVGKDGAGHFVKMVHNGIEYGDMQLISEAYHFLKEGLGLSYEKMQEIFKQWNTTELDSYLVEITTDILGYKDEDGEPLVEHILDAAGQKGTGKWTGINALDLGIPLTLISESVFSRCLSSLKDQRVAAQSLFNKQIKTVDGDVNEWVEALRQALLASKIISYAQGFMLIRQASEENDWSLNYGSVALMWRGGCIIRSAFLGNIRDAYANNPDLQFLGSDPYFKGILENCMKAWRKVVSKSIEIGLPMPCMAAALTFLDGYTTARLPANLLQAQRDYFGAHTYERTDKPRGEFFHTNWTGKGGNTASTTYDV comes from the coding sequence ATGAAAAAAGGTGATATCGGTGTAATCGGACTGGCCGTTATGGGCCAAAACCTGATTCTCAACATGAACGATCATGGGTTTAAAGTCGTTGCATATAACCGGACAACATCCAAAGTCGATGATTTTCTAAACGATGCAGCCAAAGGAACCCATGTGATTGGTGCCTATTCACTGGAAGATCTGGTTGAAAAGCTAGAAAAGCCACGCAAAGTGATGCTAATGGTTCGTGCAGGAACTGTCGTTGATGCATTTATTGAACAATTGGCCCCTCTTCTTGAGGAAGGCGATATTATCATCGACGGAGGAAACTCGAATTATCCAGATACCAACCGCCGTACTCAAGCTCTCTATCAAAAAGGGTTACGTTATATAGGCACCGGTGTTTCAGGCGGTGAAGAAGGGGCCCGTTTCGGACCATCCATCATGCCAGGTGGCAATGCAGATGCATGGCCTCATGTTAAGCCGATTTTTCAGGCTATTTCAGCTAAAACAGAGCAAAATGAACCTTGTTGTGACTGGGTTGGTAAAGATGGCGCCGGACATTTTGTCAAGATGGTACACAACGGCATCGAATATGGTGATATGCAGCTCATCAGCGAAGCCTACCACTTTCTAAAAGAAGGGCTGGGACTCTCTTACGAGAAGATGCAAGAAATCTTCAAACAGTGGAATACAACTGAATTAGACAGTTACCTGGTTGAAATTACAACCGATATTCTCGGTTACAAAGATGAAGACGGTGAGCCATTGGTTGAGCATATTCTCGATGCAGCCGGCCAAAAAGGAACCGGGAAATGGACCGGCATTAACGCTTTGGATCTTGGTATTCCATTGACACTGATCTCAGAGTCTGTTTTTTCCCGTTGCCTGTCATCACTTAAAGATCAACGTGTTGCAGCACAGAGTTTATTCAACAAACAGATCAAAACAGTCGATGGCGATGTAAACGAGTGGGTTGAAGCACTGCGCCAGGCACTACTGGCTTCCAAAATCATATCCTATGCTCAGGGATTCATGCTGATTCGTCAGGCCTCTGAAGAAAATGACTGGTCTCTGAATTATGGTAGTGTGGCTTTAATGTGGCGTGGCGGTTGTATTATTCGTAGCGCATTTCTCGGTAATATTCGCGATGCTTATGCAAACAACCCAGATCTACAATTCTTAGGCTCTGATCCTTACTTTAAAGGGATCTTAGAAAACTGTATGAAAGCATGGCGTAAAGTCGTTTCCAAATCAATCGAGATTGGCTTACCCATGCCATGTATGGCTGCCGCTTTAACATTTTTAGACGGTTACACAACAGCGAGACTTCCCGCAAACCTGTTACAGGCTCAGCGCGATTACTTCGGCGCACACACCTACGAACGAACCGATAAACCTCGCGGCGAATTTTTCCACACAAACTGGACCGGCAAAGGTGGCAATACGGCTTCAACAACTTACGATGTCTAA
- the bdlA_1 gene encoding Biofilm dispersion protein BdlA, with product MSLGRFRLWESQKSLAEREQAQLQLSQLRAEHDAIYSSMAVIYFSIDGEIESANENFLKTFSYTSFDELMGKSHQIFCTNDYVNSPEYQKFWARLRKGDVFTGRVPRLNARGELIWLEASYSPLKDEQGHVVRVVKLASDITNRVTEANRQKAIVNALDRVMAMIEFSLDERVRNANENFLKVMGYHQSELQGMYHRQFCDEEYTQSHEYHQLWEQIKNGDFVAARVKRFAKDGSVRWLQASYNPIIDEQGVVTGAVKFATDITEEIERQQAERESAHFAFDVSEQTRDWCSEGVVHINDSVSGIQQIESSIEAASEEVKVLGERSEQISTIVQTIRGIADQTNLLALNAAIEAARAGSAGRGFSVVADEVRQLAERTSHSTSEISLMVSDIQNQSQIAVEQMDGLLPQVDKSVELTQQAGTTMQQINEHAESVVQAIGQFAHIQQ from the coding sequence ATGTCATTAGGTCGATTTAGATTATGGGAAAGCCAGAAATCGTTGGCCGAAAGGGAGCAAGCTCAATTGCAATTAAGTCAATTACGAGCTGAACATGATGCAATTTATAGTTCGATGGCTGTGATCTATTTTTCGATTGATGGAGAAATAGAAAGTGCAAATGAAAATTTTCTGAAAACGTTTAGCTACACCTCATTTGATGAACTTATGGGAAAGTCGCATCAGATTTTTTGCACGAACGATTATGTTAACTCTCCAGAATATCAGAAGTTTTGGGCTCGTTTACGCAAAGGAGATGTGTTTACAGGACGGGTTCCCCGTTTGAATGCCAGAGGTGAACTAATATGGCTGGAAGCCAGTTATTCTCCACTTAAAGATGAACAGGGTCATGTTGTAAGAGTTGTTAAATTAGCCTCAGATATTACTAATCGAGTTACCGAAGCCAACCGGCAAAAAGCGATTGTGAATGCTCTGGATCGGGTGATGGCAATGATTGAATTTTCTTTAGATGAGCGTGTTCGAAATGCCAATGAAAATTTTCTGAAAGTTATGGGATATCATCAGTCTGAGTTGCAAGGGATGTATCACAGGCAATTTTGTGACGAAGAGTATACCCAGAGTCATGAATATCATCAGTTGTGGGAGCAGATTAAAAATGGTGATTTTGTCGCAGCCCGGGTTAAGCGATTTGCTAAAGATGGTTCCGTTCGTTGGCTGCAGGCAAGTTATAACCCCATCATCGATGAACAAGGGGTAGTGACCGGAGCAGTTAAGTTCGCAACCGATATTACCGAGGAAATCGAGCGACAACAGGCAGAGCGAGAAAGTGCTCACTTTGCTTTTGATGTATCTGAGCAAACCCGGGACTGGTGCTCAGAAGGTGTTGTTCATATTAATGATAGCGTCAGTGGCATTCAGCAAATAGAAAGTAGTATAGAAGCAGCGAGTGAAGAGGTAAAAGTACTGGGGGAGCGTTCAGAGCAAATTTCGACGATTGTTCAGACGATTCGGGGCATTGCCGATCAAACGAATTTATTGGCGCTGAATGCTGCAATTGAAGCAGCCCGGGCCGGTAGTGCCGGCCGTGGTTTTTCGGTAGTTGCAGATGAGGTCAGACAACTGGCTGAGCGGACTTCTCATTCAACCTCTGAAATTAGCTTAATGGTGTCTGATATCCAAAATCAAAGTCAGATTGCTGTTGAGCAAATGGATGGATTATTGCCCCAGGTAGATAAAAGCGTTGAATTAACACAGCAGGCAGGAACAACGATGCAACAGATTAATGAACATGCAGAGTCGGTGGTTCAGGCGATAGGTCAGTTTGCCCATATACAGCAATAA
- the hsrA_1 gene encoding putative transport protein HsrA — protein MTEPVTGKPLLWLVAIAFFMQTLDGTIVNTALPSMAKALNESPLNMQSVIEAYLLTVAILIPASGWLADRFGTRKIFILAITLFGLGSFCCAQSQSLNQLVASRVLQGIGGSLMLPVGRLAILRTIPRRTFLAAMSFVVMPGLIGPVIGPALGGFLVEVATWHWVFLINIPVAIIGLIIACKVMPDIRYPRPEHFDYCGFLILAGAMASLTIGLDLLSHQKSGSSTAVIYLSVGFLLGGGYWLLAYYQKTPLFPPRLFKVRTFTIGALANVFYRMGTGAMPLLIPLYLQLGQGFSPFYAGLSMIPIALFAMIAKKYVVQLIHRFGYRNVLLTVCLLQTLCIASFALTNSLFPTILVQLSILGALNSITFSCIGTISLRDLNNELASSGNSLLSVLQQLGFSLGTACGATLLAIFYRISPDGKDMLWGFNHTFLTIACIVMIPIFLYLMLPHDAPKQKKRIHNT, from the coding sequence ATGACCGAGCCGGTTACCGGCAAGCCACTGCTATGGTTAGTTGCAATTGCCTTTTTCATGCAAACTCTTGATGGCACAATCGTTAATACTGCCCTTCCTTCCATGGCAAAAGCTCTCAATGAAAGCCCTCTAAACATGCAATCTGTCATTGAAGCATATCTTCTGACTGTTGCAATTTTAATCCCGGCTTCAGGTTGGTTAGCCGATCGGTTTGGCACCCGTAAGATATTTATACTGGCGATTACATTATTTGGCCTTGGTTCTTTTTGCTGTGCTCAGTCTCAGTCCTTAAATCAGCTTGTCGCATCGCGTGTATTACAGGGAATTGGTGGATCACTAATGCTGCCTGTCGGACGTCTGGCGATCCTTAGAACAATCCCCCGTCGAACATTTCTGGCAGCCATGAGCTTTGTAGTCATGCCTGGACTTATCGGGCCGGTCATCGGACCGGCATTAGGTGGATTTTTAGTTGAGGTTGCCACATGGCACTGGGTCTTCCTTATTAATATTCCTGTTGCCATTATTGGTTTAATCATTGCATGTAAAGTCATGCCTGATATCCGCTATCCAAGGCCTGAACATTTTGACTACTGTGGATTTCTAATTTTAGCCGGTGCAATGGCATCACTGACAATTGGGTTAGATCTTCTTTCTCATCAAAAATCAGGTAGCAGTACAGCTGTTATTTATCTGTCTGTTGGATTTCTTTTAGGAGGCGGATACTGGTTACTAGCCTATTATCAAAAAACACCTTTATTTCCTCCCCGATTATTTAAGGTTAGAACATTCACTATTGGTGCCTTAGCCAATGTATTTTACCGGATGGGAACAGGCGCTATGCCTTTATTAATTCCTTTATATTTGCAATTAGGTCAAGGATTCAGCCCATTTTATGCCGGATTATCAATGATCCCAATCGCCTTATTTGCAATGATTGCCAAAAAGTATGTCGTGCAGTTAATCCATCGCTTCGGTTATCGGAATGTACTACTAACCGTCTGTTTATTACAAACTCTGTGCATTGCCTCATTTGCTCTGACCAATTCACTTTTCCCGACCATTTTAGTTCAACTCTCCATCTTAGGCGCTTTAAACTCGATAACATTCAGCTGTATCGGGACAATCTCTTTACGCGATCTAAATAATGAACTGGCAAGCTCTGGCAACAGTTTACTTTCTGTACTTCAGCAATTGGGATTTAGTTTAGGAACTGCATGTGGAGCAACCTTACTGGCGATTTTCTACCGGATCTCTCCCGATGGGAAAGATATGCTTTGGGGATTCAACCACACCTTTCTGACCATTGCCTGTATTGTTATGATCCCGATTTTCTTATATCTCATGCTCCCGCATGATGCGCCAAAGCAAAAAAAACGAATTCACAATACATAA
- the gabD_1 gene encoding Succinate-semialdehyde dehydrogenase [NADP(+)] GabD, with the protein MQLSDPSLLHHQSYIDGQWCDASTQKTFDVYNPATAELLAKVADCGHIEAEQAIHAANKSLPAWRALTSKQRASYLRKWFDLILANQQDLAMMMTLEQGKALTEAKGEVSYGAFFVEWFAEEGKRQYGEVIPATNPNQKLMTIRQPIGVVAAITPWNFPIAMITRKAAPALAAGCTMIIKPSEETPLCALALAELAHRANIPAGVLNIVTGIDAKPIGKALTESSIVRKLSFTGSTPVGKLLMSQCAQTVKRTSMELGGNAPFIVFDDADLDKAVEGALSSKYRNSGQTCVCANRILVHSAVYDEFAKKLTIAVEKTFKLGNGLDKGVTMGPLINQSAVNKVNQLVEQALQSGAKVKLGGTPTEGLFYPPTVLTDVTPDMDIFNHEIFGPVAPLVRFETEDEAIELANSTPFGLAAYFYASDMGRIWRVSEGLEYGMVGINEGLISNEVAPFGGVKESGVGREGSRHGIDEYSEIKYLCMGVS; encoded by the coding sequence ATGCAATTATCTGATCCTTCTTTACTGCATCATCAGTCATACATTGATGGCCAGTGGTGTGACGCATCAACTCAAAAAACTTTTGATGTATATAACCCAGCGACAGCAGAATTACTGGCCAAAGTAGCCGATTGTGGGCACATTGAGGCAGAACAGGCAATACACGCAGCCAATAAATCGCTTCCTGCCTGGCGAGCCTTAACGTCTAAACAAAGAGCTTCGTATCTTCGCAAATGGTTTGATCTTATTTTGGCTAACCAACAAGACTTAGCCATGATGATGACCTTAGAACAAGGTAAAGCATTAACAGAAGCCAAAGGTGAAGTGAGTTATGGAGCATTCTTTGTTGAATGGTTTGCTGAAGAAGGAAAACGCCAATATGGTGAAGTAATTCCTGCAACTAACCCGAATCAGAAGTTAATGACGATTCGTCAGCCTATTGGGGTTGTCGCTGCGATTACTCCCTGGAACTTCCCTATTGCAATGATCACCAGAAAAGCAGCTCCGGCACTAGCAGCAGGCTGTACGATGATCATTAAACCTTCAGAAGAAACACCTCTATGTGCCCTGGCATTGGCTGAGCTGGCACACCGGGCTAATATCCCAGCCGGAGTATTAAATATTGTTACCGGTATCGATGCGAAACCTATCGGCAAAGCCCTAACCGAAAGCTCCATTGTCCGAAAGCTCAGTTTTACAGGCTCAACCCCTGTTGGGAAATTACTGATGAGCCAGTGCGCACAAACAGTAAAACGGACCTCTATGGAACTTGGGGGAAATGCCCCATTTATCGTGTTTGATGATGCCGATCTGGATAAGGCCGTTGAAGGCGCATTGTCATCAAAATATCGAAACAGTGGCCAAACTTGTGTTTGTGCGAATCGCATTTTAGTTCATTCAGCCGTTTACGATGAATTTGCTAAAAAATTAACCATTGCAGTAGAAAAAACATTTAAGCTCGGCAATGGCCTTGATAAAGGCGTCACTATGGGTCCTCTCATCAACCAATCTGCTGTCAACAAAGTGAATCAATTGGTCGAACAGGCACTCCAGTCAGGAGCAAAAGTTAAATTAGGTGGCACACCAACCGAAGGGCTGTTTTATCCACCAACCGTATTAACTGATGTCACCCCTGATATGGACATTTTTAACCACGAAATATTTGGGCCTGTTGCACCGCTTGTCCGTTTTGAAACAGAAGATGAAGCCATTGAATTAGCTAACAGTACGCCATTTGGCCTAGCTGCCTATTTTTATGCCAGCGATATGGGAAGGATTTGGCGTGTCAGTGAAGGGTTAGAATATGGGATGGTCGGAATTAACGAAGGCTTAATTTCGAATGAAGTCGCGCCATTTGGAGGCGTAAAAGAATCAGGTGTTGGGCGTGAAGGTTCACGTCATGGCATTGATGAATATAGTGAAATCAAATATCTGTGTATGGGGGTTAGCTAA